One region of Sulfurimonas sp. C5 genomic DNA includes:
- the bcp gene encoding thioredoxin-dependent thiol peroxidase — protein MIEVGAKAPEFCLPNQDDVEICSRDLKGKWIVLYFYPKDSTPGCTTEACEFTEAMPEFGNMDAIILGVSADSTKRHRNFIEKQNLSITLLSDESTDMMQEYGVWQLKKNYGKEYMGIVRSTFIIDPQGVVQAAWDKVRVKGHVEAVKEKLSELQA, from the coding sequence ATGATAGAAGTTGGTGCTAAAGCCCCTGAATTTTGTTTACCAAACCAAGATGACGTGGAGATTTGTTCACGTGATTTGAAAGGAAAATGGATAGTATTATATTTTTATCCAAAAGATTCAACACCGGGTTGTACAACAGAAGCGTGTGAATTTACGGAAGCGATGCCAGAATTTGGAAATATGGATGCAATCATTTTAGGGGTAAGTGCAGATAGTACAAAAAGACACCGTAACTTTATTGAAAAACAAAACCTTTCTATTACACTATTAAGTGATGAATCTACAGATATGATGCAAGAATACGGTGTATGGCAACTAAAGAAAAATTACGGAAAAGAATATATGGGGATTGTACGTTCTACATTTATTATTGATCCACAAGGTGTTGTTCAAGCTGCTTGGGATAAAGTTCGTGTTAAAGGGCATGTTGAAGCTGTAAAAGAAAAGCTTTCAGAATTACAAGCTTAG
- a CDS encoding DUF420 domain-containing protein, which produces MEYMFSQGFLGTRAPLFMDVVTIIVAVLPLLIYSAIMLAKKGLYKLHAAAQNIIYVVSVLVVVYFEYGVRVGGGFDTFASDAEVSYTYALFVLIFHIAIAVATFVYWTLTIIKANGWFKNNEIPGEMTNKHKLMAIKSFVGIIFTSMTGIWVYISLFI; this is translated from the coding sequence ATGGAATATATGTTTTCACAAGGTTTTTTAGGAACTAGAGCACCTCTTTTTATGGATGTTGTGACAATCATTGTCGCTGTTTTACCGTTATTGATCTATTCGGCAATCATGCTTGCAAAAAAAGGTTTGTATAAACTGCATGCTGCTGCACAAAACATTATTTATGTTGTTTCAGTGTTAGTGGTAGTATATTTTGAATACGGTGTAAGAGTAGGCGGTGGTTTTGATACTTTTGCTTCAGACGCAGAGGTAAGTTATACGTACGCGCTGTTTGTTTTGATTTTTCATATAGCAATAGCAGTGGCAACTTTCGTATATTGGACATTAACAATCATTAAAGCAAACGGATGGTTCAAAAACAACGAAATCCCGGGTGAAATGACAAACAAACATAAACTTATGGCAATTAAAAGTTTTGTAGGAATCATATTTACATCTATGACTGGTATTTGGGTATACATATCACTATTTATATAA
- a CDS encoding DedA family protein, producing MLKELAQFLVDQIFEFGYPGIFILMAIESSFIPFPSEIVLVPAGYLASQEKMSIWLIAINAIGGSMVGALINYYLAYFVGRKFLQKFGKYFFIAEKTLHKMDVFFEKHGSVSTFTGRLIPAVRQLISIPAGLAHMNIVKFSIFTALGAGLWAMVLILLGYFIGENQELINQYLKQITFTIIILVIMFSIIYYKIKIKKAS from the coding sequence ATGCTTAAAGAACTCGCACAGTTTTTGGTTGATCAGATTTTTGAATTTGGTTATCCGGGTATATTTATCCTAATGGCTATAGAATCCAGTTTTATCCCTTTTCCGAGTGAAATAGTACTGGTACCGGCAGGTTATCTTGCTTCGCAAGAGAAGATGAGTATTTGGTTGATTGCGATAAATGCAATAGGCGGTTCGATGGTAGGTGCTTTGATTAACTACTATTTGGCTTATTTTGTTGGAAGAAAATTTTTACAAAAATTTGGAAAGTACTTTTTCATTGCTGAAAAGACTCTTCATAAAATGGATGTTTTTTTTGAAAAACACGGTTCTGTTTCCACTTTTACGGGAAGACTTATCCCTGCTGTAAGACAGCTTATATCAATTCCTGCGGGACTGGCACATATGAATATTGTGAAGTTCTCTATATTTACCGCATTAGGTGCAGGCTTATGGGCTATGGTTTTAATCTTACTGGGATATTTTATAGGGGAAAATCAAGAACTTATCAATCAATACCTAAAGCAAATAACATTTACAATTATTATTTTAGTTATAATGTTTTCTATAATTTACTACAAAATTAAAATCAAAAAGGCTTCTTAG
- the murG gene encoding undecaprenyldiphospho-muramoylpentapeptide beta-N-acetylglucosaminyltransferase, with translation MKLCITGGGTGGHLMVAEALVEAAVNDGHEAIFIGSNKGQDQKYFAEHSEFSHVYFLETTGVVNQKGFGKIKALYKVFKAFLRARKILKKHHIQATYSVGGFSAAAASFATLSLFRPLFIHEQNAKTGRLNELLKPFAKRFISAYDNNSSIQGYPVKEVFTKTARVRTDLKTIIFLGGSHGAKAINDLALSVAWKLKKQDIRIIHQAGEADLQRVQDEYAKLGIDDVELYGFTKELPDLIAKADLAVSRAGASTLWELSTNGCPAFYIPYPHAAGDHQYFNAKFIVDNDLGWCERESEELKSKLLHVIKNPDLEIKSRKLLTYNEEDVAMKMIKELEETAHA, from the coding sequence ATGAAACTTTGTATAACTGGCGGTGGAACGGGCGGTCATTTAATGGTCGCAGAAGCTTTAGTCGAAGCGGCCGTAAACGACGGACATGAAGCTATATTTATCGGTTCTAATAAAGGACAGGATCAAAAATATTTTGCAGAGCACAGCGAGTTCTCACATGTTTATTTTTTAGAAACGACAGGTGTTGTCAATCAAAAAGGTTTTGGAAAAATAAAAGCACTTTATAAAGTTTTTAAAGCCTTCTTGAGAGCTAGAAAAATACTTAAAAAGCATCATATCCAAGCAACTTACAGTGTAGGTGGTTTTTCGGCAGCTGCTGCATCTTTTGCAACACTTTCACTATTTCGTCCGCTTTTTATTCATGAACAAAATGCAAAAACAGGACGTTTGAACGAACTGTTAAAACCTTTTGCAAAACGTTTTATCTCGGCATATGACAACAACTCTTCGATTCAAGGCTATCCCGTAAAAGAGGTTTTTACAAAAACGGCAAGGGTGAGAACAGACCTCAAAACTATCATATTTTTGGGTGGTAGTCATGGAGCAAAAGCTATTAATGATTTGGCTCTGAGTGTTGCCTGGAAACTAAAAAAGCAAGATATCAGAATTATACATCAGGCAGGAGAAGCCGATCTGCAAAGAGTTCAAGATGAATATGCAAAACTTGGAATCGATGATGTAGAATTGTACGGTTTTACAAAAGAGTTACCTGACCTGATTGCAAAAGCCGATCTTGCGGTAAGCAGAGCAGGGGCTTCAACACTTTGGGAACTGAGTACAAACGGGTGTCCCGCTTTTTATATTCCATATCCACATGCAGCAGGGGATCATCAATATTTCAATGCCAAGTTTATTGTTGATAATGATCTGGGATGGTGTGAGCGAGAATCAGAAGAACTCAAATCAAAATTACTCCATGTTATTAAAAATCCTGATCTTGAAATAAAAAGCCGTAAACTTTTAACGTACAATGAAGAAGATGTAGCGATGAAAATGATTAAAGAGCTGGAGGAAACTGCGCATGCTTAA
- a CDS encoding FtsW/RodA/SpoVE family cell cycle protein: protein MADRKLFTLVAILIAISIVVSYSLTEYTVLLFDTGEFHFAIRQTFFGIVGITLIYILSLGDPDKHLKPLGFTLFFGSLILMIAMPFLPESIVSEVGGAKRWMKIAGFSLAPVEFFKVGFVYFLAWSFSRKLGHHNGMGIRSEFRRFLPYAVVFVAAMFIIAFLQKDLGQVVVLGGTLLFMLIFAGSSFRFFLTILGGIFLAVVLFILTAEHRIARIKSWWALAQNSVLELMPDFVADKLRVPVEVEPYQIGHSLNAIHNGGLFGVGLGNGTFKLGFLSEVHTDFVLAGIAEEFGFIGILFVVFIFMWMLQRIFKVANRTKDGSVYLFSIGIGLVLSFEFLVNAYGISGITPIKGISVPFLSYGGSAMLGACLAIGMVLMGSKKADMS from the coding sequence ATGGCCGATAGAAAACTTTTTACTTTGGTTGCTATACTTATAGCAATAAGTATAGTGGTTTCGTATTCTTTAACAGAATATACCGTTTTACTTTTTGATACTGGGGAGTTCCATTTTGCGATCAGGCAAACTTTTTTTGGAATTGTCGGTATCACGCTGATCTATATTCTCTCACTTGGAGATCCGGACAAACACCTAAAGCCACTTGGGTTTACTTTGTTTTTCGGTTCACTGATTTTAATGATCGCAATGCCGTTTTTACCTGAAAGTATAGTTTCAGAAGTGGGTGGAGCAAAAAGATGGATGAAAATTGCGGGCTTTTCTCTTGCACCGGTTGAGTTTTTTAAAGTCGGATTTGTATATTTCTTGGCGTGGAGTTTTTCGAGAAAACTGGGACATCACAACGGGATGGGGATCAGAAGTGAATTTCGCCGTTTCCTACCTTATGCGGTAGTGTTTGTTGCAGCTATGTTTATCATCGCATTTTTACAAAAAGATCTTGGGCAGGTTGTCGTTCTTGGCGGTACTCTTCTTTTTATGCTTATTTTTGCAGGAAGCAGTTTTAGGTTTTTCTTGACAATTTTGGGCGGTATTTTTTTAGCAGTCGTACTCTTTATCTTAACTGCCGAGCACCGTATTGCACGTATTAAATCGTGGTGGGCTTTAGCCCAAAATTCCGTTTTGGAACTGATGCCCGATTTTGTTGCCGATAAACTGCGTGTCCCCGTTGAAGTAGAGCCGTATCAGATTGGACACTCTTTAAATGCTATTCATAACGGCGGACTTTTCGGTGTTGGTCTTGGAAACGGTACTTTTAAACTCGGTTTCTTATCAGAGGTACATACCGACTTTGTTTTGGCGGGTATTGCCGAAGAATTCGGTTTTATTGGTATATTATTTGTAGTATTTATTTTTATGTGGATGTTACAGAGAATTTTTAAAGTGGCAAACCGTACGAAAGACGGATCTGTATATCTTTTTAGTATTGGAATCGGATTGGTACTATCGTTCGAATTTTTGGTTAATGCTTACGGGATTAGTGGAATTACTCCTATTAAAGGGATCTCAGTACCATTTTTATCTTACGGTGGTTCGGCAATGCTGGGAGCCTGTTTGGCTATAGGTATGGTACTGATGGGTTCAAAAAAAGCAGATATGAGTTAG
- the mqnP gene encoding menaquinone biosynthesis prenyltransferase MqnP, which translates to MQDLKQKLKDFNELVMFEHSIFSLPFIFIAMVVAANGWFGFGLLFLGALAAVTARNFAMGVNRYADRDIDAQNPRTAKRPNVDGRLDATSILIFIGVNALAFIVVAYLINPLAFQLSIPILLVLGSYSYFKRFSSLAHIILGISLGLAPIAGVIAVTAEIPMWSVLLSLGVIFWVAGFDLLYSLQDMEYDIEKGLHSIPSKYGAESTLFISAIFHGLAVLFWLLFVWAAGLGFFALVAALGSGFVLAYEQKLVRRDFTQIDRAFFTVNGYLGIAFFIFIVLDRMFA; encoded by the coding sequence TTGCAAGATTTAAAACAAAAACTAAAAGACTTTAACGAACTTGTAATGTTTGAACACTCTATTTTTTCACTGCCGTTTATATTTATTGCTATGGTTGTAGCAGCAAACGGATGGTTTGGATTTGGATTACTTTTTCTGGGAGCACTCGCGGCTGTAACTGCCAGAAATTTTGCGATGGGAGTAAATCGTTATGCTGATCGTGATATCGATGCACAAAACCCAAGAACAGCCAAGCGTCCAAATGTTGACGGAAGACTTGATGCTACTTCTATTTTAATTTTCATTGGGGTTAATGCTCTTGCATTTATTGTCGTTGCGTATCTTATTAACCCTTTAGCTTTTCAACTCTCTATACCTATTTTACTTGTACTTGGCTCTTATTCTTACTTTAAACGTTTTTCATCTTTAGCACATATTATTTTAGGGATCTCTTTAGGTCTTGCACCGATTGCAGGTGTTATAGCTGTTACTGCGGAGATTCCTATGTGGTCTGTTCTTTTATCATTGGGTGTGATTTTCTGGGTAGCAGGATTTGATCTGCTTTACTCGCTCCAAGATATGGAATACGATATTGAAAAAGGACTGCACTCAATCCCTTCAAAATACGGGGCTGAATCAACGCTGTTTATCTCCGCTATTTTTCACGGTTTGGCAGTACTTTTTTGGCTGCTGTTTGTTTGGGCTGCTGGGCTTGGATTTTTTGCTTTAGTAGCAGCTTTGGGCAGCGGTTTTGTACTTGCATATGAGCAAAAGCTTGTTCGTCGTGATTTTACACAGATAGATCGTGCATTCTTTACAGTAAACGGTTATTTAGGAATTGCATTTTTTATTTTCATAGTACTTGATAGGATGTTTGCATGA
- the miaA gene encoding tRNA (adenosine(37)-N6)-dimethylallyltransferase MiaA — MIELAIIGPTASGKSDLAIKIAQKIDAYILSIDSLSIYKEIDIVSAKPSKEELSQVKHFGIDELYPNEYFSVEILIQIYKNVIRECQNYSKNLVIVGGTSFYLKSLLDGLSTLPEITETVKKEVETKLQDLQACYSFLSDLDPDYMQNIDKNDRYRIEKALLIYEASKLSPSEWFKQNPPKPIIKNLEIFNIDVDRETLRERINLRTKKMADSGLIDEIAYLEQKYTRLPNSMGAIGIVEVLEYLDGKITKEEMVQLIAIHTAQLAKRQQTFNRTQFENITSAKLEDLEEIILNNNFSFQNS, encoded by the coding sequence ATGATTGAACTAGCTATAATTGGACCAACGGCATCAGGTAAGAGTGATTTAGCCATAAAAATTGCACAAAAAATTGATGCTTATATCCTCTCAATTGACTCTCTTAGTATCTATAAAGAGATTGATATTGTCTCAGCAAAACCTTCAAAAGAGGAACTCTCACAAGTTAAGCACTTTGGAATTGATGAACTCTATCCAAATGAATATTTCAGTGTAGAGATTTTAATTCAAATATATAAAAATGTTATTCGAGAATGTCAAAACTATTCTAAAAACTTGGTAATAGTAGGCGGTACATCATTTTATTTAAAATCTTTACTAGATGGTCTTTCAACACTTCCAGAAATTACTGAAACAGTAAAAAAAGAGGTTGAAACAAAACTACAAGATCTGCAGGCTTGTTACAGCTTTTTATCCGATCTCGATCCTGATTATATGCAAAATATCGATAAAAATGATCGTTATCGTATAGAAAAAGCCTTACTAATCTATGAAGCTTCAAAACTTTCACCGTCAGAATGGTTCAAACAAAATCCGCCAAAACCGATTATCAAAAACTTGGAGATTTTCAATATTGATGTAGATCGAGAAACTTTGAGAGAACGTATTAATCTTCGTACAAAAAAGATGGCTGATTCAGGGCTAATTGATGAAATAGCTTATCTGGAGCAAAAATATACTCGCTTGCCTAACTCAATGGGAGCTATCGGAATAGTTGAAGTGTTAGAGTATCTTGACGGGAAAATAACAAAAGAGGAGATGGTACAGCTTATTGCTATACATACTGCCCAGCTTGCCAAAAGACAGCAAACATTTAACCGCACTCAATTTGAAAATATCACGAGTGCGAAACTGGAAGATCTAGAAGAGATTATTTTAAATAATAACTTTTCATTCCAAAACTCCTAA